One segment of Patescibacteria group bacterium DNA contains the following:
- a CDS encoding RelA/SpoT family protein, which produces MAILNPQKEFDKLLKTVQEKQIGGDLDMLKLAYDFASEAHKGQMRASGNPYIVHPLATAQKLAEMNLDLTTIIAGLLHDIPEDTDVTLQEIEKNFGPEVSQLVEGITKLGKLKYRGMERYAENLRKMFVAMSDDIRVILIKFADRLHNLKTLDALPADKRFRIAKETLEIYAPIADRLAIGQIKGELEDLSFPYVYPEDYKWITAIIPHEYKIKEKYLQEVKDKVKKKLAEEGITIDEISIQGRTKHLYSLYKKLLRPHINRDLSKIYDLIALRLIVPTLTDCYSALGVLHSVYRPMPGRIKDYIANPKPNGYQSLHTTVFTDDGEIVEFQIRTRKMHEQAEYGIAAHWSYKEDGGKTGNTNLKWLSELVKWQKKVKDNDQFLQTVKLDVFQNRIFVFTPHGDVIDLPEGATPVDFAYHVHSSLGDKCVGAKVNDQLVSLGYQLKSGDIVEIITDKNRKTPNADWMETVKTSMAKSKIRAAINKLKK; this is translated from the coding sequence ATGGCTATCCTTAATCCGCAAAAAGAGTTTGATAAACTGCTCAAAACCGTTCAGGAAAAACAGATCGGCGGTGATTTGGATATGTTAAAGCTAGCTTATGACTTCGCTTCCGAAGCTCATAAAGGGCAAATGCGCGCCTCCGGCAACCCCTACATCGTTCATCCGCTGGCGACCGCCCAAAAATTAGCGGAGATGAATTTGGACTTGACGACGATTATTGCCGGCCTGCTCCATGACATTCCCGAAGATACTGATGTAACACTACAAGAAATAGAAAAAAATTTCGGTCCGGAAGTATCTCAATTAGTTGAGGGTATCACTAAGCTGGGCAAACTCAAATACCGCGGTATGGAACGCTACGCCGAGAATCTGCGCAAGATGTTCGTAGCCATGTCAGATGACATCAGGGTTATCCTAATAAAATTCGCCGATCGCTTGCATAACCTGAAAACTTTGGACGCTCTGCCCGCGGACAAACGCTTCCGCATCGCCAAAGAGACCCTGGAGATCTATGCACCCATCGCTGATCGTCTGGCTATCGGGCAAATCAAAGGCGAGCTGGAAGATCTATCCTTCCCCTATGTTTATCCTGAAGATTACAAATGGATTACTGCGATTATTCCGCACGAATATAAAATCAAAGAAAAATACTTGCAAGAAGTCAAAGACAAAGTTAAGAAAAAATTAGCGGAAGAAGGAATCACGATTGATGAAATTTCCATCCAAGGCCGCACCAAGCATCTTTACTCGCTATACAAAAAACTTTTGCGACCGCATATCAACCGCGATTTGTCCAAAATATACGATCTAATCGCCTTGCGCCTGATTGTGCCGACCCTTACCGATTGTTACAGCGCCTTGGGAGTCCTGCACAGCGTTTACCGGCCCATGCCCGGACGCATTAAGGATTATATCGCTAATCCCAAACCTAACGGCTACCAATCACTGCACACCACTGTCTTCACTGATGATGGGGAAATCGTGGAATTCCAAATCCGCACCAGAAAAATGCACGAACAAGCCGAATACGGAATTGCCGCCCATTGGAGTTACAAAGAAGACGGGGGCAAAACCGGCAACACTAACTTAAAATGGCTGAGCGAACTGGTGAAGTGGCAGAAAAAAGTCAAAGACAACGATCAATTCCTGCAAACCGTCAAGTTGGACGTCTTTCAAAACCGCATTTTCGTTTTCACGCCTCACGGCGATGTCATTGACTTGCCGGAAGGCGCTACACCGGTTGATTTTGCCTATCATGTCCATAGCTCTCTGGGCGATAAGTGCGTCGGCGCCAAGGTTAACGATCAGTTGGTCAGTTTGGGCTATCAGCTTAAATCCGGCGATATCGTAGAAATCATTACGGACAAAAACCGCAAAACTCCCAACGCCGACTGGATGGAAACAGTCAAGACTTCCATGGCCAAAAGTAAAATCAGAGCGGCTATCAATAAGCTAAAAAAATAA
- a CDS encoding ParB/RepB/Spo0J family partition protein: MSTRPSGLGRGLGSLIPAGKKSDSNIGLIDPTIKEVIESHERINQLPVEKILPNPHQPRQSFDAEALEGLAESIREHGIIQPLIVTKRGEDYELIAGERRLKAGKLAGLRTVPAIIREVSEQKKMELALIENLQREDLNSLEVAMAYKKLEDEFNLSRAELAKKVGKSTSSVANSLRLLNLIPEVKEAIVDGRLSEGHARTLAGLPQDEQFDGLQRILENKMSVREAEKAAKVIVVKRNLRKVSFDPETKQMEEDLASALGTKIEIRRHGGVGQITIKFFSNEELRSIVNKIS; encoded by the coding sequence ATGTCCACCCGTCCTTCTGGCTTGGGCCGCGGCCTGGGTTCACTTATACCTGCCGGCAAAAAATCCGACAGCAACATCGGCTTGATCGATCCGACAATTAAAGAAGTGATTGAAAGCCACGAAAGAATCAATCAACTGCCGGTTGAGAAGATATTGCCTAATCCGCATCAACCGCGGCAGAGTTTTGACGCGGAAGCGTTGGAAGGATTAGCAGAGTCTATTAGGGAACATGGCATAATTCAGCCGTTAATCGTTACTAAGCGCGGCGAAGACTATGAGTTGATTGCCGGCGAACGCCGCCTTAAGGCCGGCAAGCTGGCCGGCCTTAGGACAGTTCCGGCGATTATCCGCGAGGTAAGCGAACAGAAAAAAATGGAGTTGGCTTTGATTGAGAATCTGCAGCGCGAGGATTTGAATTCGCTGGAGGTGGCCATGGCTTATAAGAAATTAGAGGATGAATTCAATCTTAGTCGAGCGGAGTTGGCCAAAAAAGTCGGCAAAAGCACTTCCTCCGTAGCTAACAGTTTGCGTTTACTGAATTTGATACCGGAAGTCAAAGAGGCGATTGTTGACGGCCGGTTGTCTGAAGGGCATGCGCGTACCTTGGCCGGACTGCCTCAGGATGAGCAGTTTGACGGCTTACAGCGAATACTGGAGAACAAGATGAGCGTGCGCGAAGCCGAAAAGGCGGCCAAAGTCATTGTCGTCAAGAGGAATTTGCGCAAAGTATCATTTGATCCGGAAACAAAACAAATGGAGGAAGATTTAGCTTCGGCCTTGGGCACCAAGATAGAGATCAGGCGCCATGGCGGGGTGGGACAGATTACCATTAAGTTTTTTTCCAATGAAGAACTGCGCAGCATAGTCAACAAAATCTCTTAA
- a CDS encoding ParA family protein has protein sequence MGQVISVVNQKGGVGKTTTSVNLAAFLSRLGKRVLLVDLDPQSNATSHLGVAKNLDRGVYEVLTGPYSFSDVAVETGHENYHLAPSTTSLAGANVEFVNLDRREFRLYDNLLEVKKNYDYIIIDCPPSLGLLTLNGLTAADKLMIPVQAEYFALEGLGQLVDTIGLIRENLKPELDILGVVLTMYDSRFKLANDVLSELYNYFPNQIFRTVIPRSVRLSEAPSHGKTILGYDPKSKGAKAYERLAREFVYLTEK, from the coding sequence ATGGGACAAGTAATTTCCGTTGTTAATCAAAAAGGCGGAGTCGGCAAGACCACCACCTCCGTTAATTTAGCCGCGTTTTTAAGCCGCCTGGGTAAACGCGTGCTTTTGGTTGATCTTGATCCTCAGTCCAACGCTACTTCGCATTTGGGCGTAGCCAAGAATTTAGACCGTGGCGTGTATGAGGTTTTAACCGGTCCCTACTCTTTTTCTGATGTAGCCGTAGAAACCGGCCATGAAAATTATCATCTGGCCCCCTCCACTACTTCTTTGGCCGGCGCCAACGTGGAATTTGTCAATCTTGACCGCCGTGAATTCCGGCTTTATGATAATTTATTGGAAGTCAAGAAAAACTATGATTATATTATCATTGACTGTCCGCCATCATTGGGGCTTTTGACTTTAAACGGCCTAACTGCGGCCGATAAATTGATGATTCCAGTGCAAGCCGAATATTTTGCCTTGGAGGGCTTGGGCCAGTTAGTTGATACCATCGGTTTAATCCGCGAAAATCTTAAGCCGGAATTGGATATCTTGGGTGTGGTTCTGACGATGTATGACAGTCGTTTCAAGCTGGCTAATGATGTTTTAAGTGAGTTGTATAATTATTTTCCCAATCAAATATTCCGCACAGTAATCCCTCGCAGTGTGCGTTTATCAGAAGCACCCAGTCATGGCAAGACTATTTTGGGGTACGACCCTAAATCTAAGGGGGCTAAGGCTTACGAACGCTTAGCTCGCGAGTTTGTGTATTTGACTGAAAAATAA